In Arthrobacter sp. QXT-31, one genomic interval encodes:
- a CDS encoding SDR family NAD(P)-dependent oxidoreductase, translating into MAHHDTFPAERTAVLTGAASARGIGRATAEMLASGGWSVAILDIDGDAARRAAEDISSVYGVLARGVGADVSDQATVNAAIDEVEANMPPIVALANLAGISSPTEFMDETLEAWERVFRINMTGTFLVTQRVLRGMIERRLGRVVSVSSISAQRGGGTYSKVAYSASKAAIIGFTRALAREMGQHNITVNCIAPGPVDTDIMGGTLSDERKADMSRDILMGRVGTVRDIAALMVFLMGEDAGYITAATYDINGGLQIS; encoded by the coding sequence ATGGCACACCACGACACGTTCCCGGCCGAACGCACCGCGGTGCTGACCGGGGCCGCTTCAGCACGGGGCATTGGGCGGGCTACAGCGGAAATGCTGGCCAGCGGCGGCTGGTCCGTGGCCATCCTTGATATCGACGGCGACGCGGCCCGGCGCGCGGCGGAGGACATCTCCTCCGTGTACGGTGTCCTGGCCAGGGGCGTGGGGGCCGATGTCTCCGACCAGGCCACCGTCAACGCAGCGATCGACGAGGTGGAGGCCAACATGCCACCCATCGTGGCGCTCGCGAACCTCGCGGGCATCAGCTCGCCCACCGAGTTCATGGACGAGACACTTGAGGCCTGGGAGCGTGTGTTCCGCATCAACATGACCGGCACGTTCCTTGTCACCCAGCGCGTGCTCCGCGGAATGATCGAACGCCGGCTTGGCCGGGTGGTCAGCGTCTCCTCCATCTCGGCCCAGCGCGGCGGCGGCACCTACTCCAAGGTGGCGTACAGCGCCTCCAAGGCGGCCATCATCGGCTTCACCCGGGCGCTCGCACGGGAGATGGGGCAGCACAACATCACCGTCAACTGCATCGCCCCCGGCCCCGTGGACACCGACATCATGGGCGGCACCCTGAGCGATGAGCGAAAAGCCGACATGTCCAGGGACATCCTCATGGGCCGTGTGGGCACCGTCCGCGACATCGCCGCCCTCATGGTGTTCCTGATGGGGGAGGATGCCGGCTACATCACGGCCGCGACGTACGACATCAACGGCGGCCTGCAGATCTCCTAA